A region of Paramormyrops kingsleyae isolate MSU_618 chromosome 17, PKINGS_0.4, whole genome shotgun sequence DNA encodes the following proteins:
- the omgb gene encoding oligodendrocyte-myelin glycoprotein isoform X1, translating to MKIIRRAPTMSPFAWTTSILLLLLLDVRVLAVCPSMCSCSRGHRTVDCSGRGLTHLPEGLQHNIRELNLSHNRLRDLDGRLSHFAHLRILDISHNQLPRLPGALPRALWDIRAAGNSLRQLHKNDTAYHWNLRALDLSANELERVVFINNTLASLSSLNLSHNKFWTVPTNMPYNLEMVDLSHNYLMQILPGSLDRLPRLARFYLHGNRFSAVGEEAFAQLADLQLITLYDNPWACEDEENMTDLQAWMEHTSARVLGCPCSTRHICGEAHLASTGHGWHYASYTEPPQSADARDASRPPMQAITSGHLSKSAPLDSAPDWSGIPADREAAGTPVPPTGTPRPISTQISTTVRTRSTKKTRPNGARSTGRVLSALDLHTVTASILLTATILSAF from the coding sequence tgctgctgctcctcctaGATGTCCGCGTGCTGGCTGTGTGCCCGTCCATGTGCTCCTGCTCGCGAGGCCACCGGACTGTGGACTGCTCCGGCCGCGGCCTGACCCACCTGCCTGAAGGGCTTCAGCACAACATCCGCGAGCTCAACCTGTCCCACAACCGGCTCCGCGACCTGGACGGGCGGCTGAGCCACTTCGCACACCTGCGCATCCTGGACATCTCGCATAACCAGCTGCCGCGGCTGCCAGGCGCTCTACCGCGTGCCCTCTGGGACATCCGTGCGGCAGGGAACAGTCTACGGCAGCTGCACAAGAACGACACGGCCTACCACTGGAACCTGCGGGCACTGGACCTGTCGGCAAATGAGCTGGAGAGGGTGGTCTTCATCAACAACACGTTGGCCAGCCTGAGCTCGCTCAACCTGAGCCACAACAAGTTCTGGACAGTGCCCACCAACATGCCCTACAACTTGGAGATGGTGGACCTGTCGCACAACTATCTGATGCAGATCCTGCCCGGCTCACTGGACCGCCTGCCACGGCTGGCCCGCTTCTACCTACATGGGAACCGCTTCTCGGCCGTAGGCGAGGAGGCCTTTGCCCAGTTGGCCGACCTACAACTCATCACGCTCTACGACAACCCCTGGGCCTGCGAGGATGAGGAGAACATGACCGACCTCCAGGCCTGGATGGAGCACACCTCCGCCCGGGTGCTGGGCTGCCCCTGCTCCACCCGGCACATCTGCGGCGAGGCCCACCTGGCCAGCACGGGCCACGGCTGGCACTACGCCTCGTACACGGAGCCCCCACAGAGCGCCGACGCCCGCGATGCCAGCCGACCGCCCATGCAGGCCATCACGTCGGGGCACCTGTCCAAATCGGCGCCGCTCGACTCGGCCCCAGATTGGAGTGGAATTCCTGCAGACCGAGAAGCTGCCGGCACCCCCGTGCCCCCGACGGGCACCCCCCGCCCCATCTCCACGCAGATAAGCACAACGGTCCGTACCCGCAGCACCAAGAAGACCAGGCCCAACGGCGCGCGCAGCACAGGTCGGGTCCTCAGCGCGCTGGACCTGCATACCGTCACCGCCAGCATCCTCCTCACAGCCACCATCCTCAGCGCCTTCTGA
- the omgb gene encoding oligodendrocyte-myelin glycoprotein isoform X2: protein MSPFAWTTSILLLLLLDVRVLAVCPSMCSCSRGHRTVDCSGRGLTHLPEGLQHNIRELNLSHNRLRDLDGRLSHFAHLRILDISHNQLPRLPGALPRALWDIRAAGNSLRQLHKNDTAYHWNLRALDLSANELERVVFINNTLASLSSLNLSHNKFWTVPTNMPYNLEMVDLSHNYLMQILPGSLDRLPRLARFYLHGNRFSAVGEEAFAQLADLQLITLYDNPWACEDEENMTDLQAWMEHTSARVLGCPCSTRHICGEAHLASTGHGWHYASYTEPPQSADARDASRPPMQAITSGHLSKSAPLDSAPDWSGIPADREAAGTPVPPTGTPRPISTQISTTVRTRSTKKTRPNGARSTGRVLSALDLHTVTASILLTATILSAF from the coding sequence tgctgctgctcctcctaGATGTCCGCGTGCTGGCTGTGTGCCCGTCCATGTGCTCCTGCTCGCGAGGCCACCGGACTGTGGACTGCTCCGGCCGCGGCCTGACCCACCTGCCTGAAGGGCTTCAGCACAACATCCGCGAGCTCAACCTGTCCCACAACCGGCTCCGCGACCTGGACGGGCGGCTGAGCCACTTCGCACACCTGCGCATCCTGGACATCTCGCATAACCAGCTGCCGCGGCTGCCAGGCGCTCTACCGCGTGCCCTCTGGGACATCCGTGCGGCAGGGAACAGTCTACGGCAGCTGCACAAGAACGACACGGCCTACCACTGGAACCTGCGGGCACTGGACCTGTCGGCAAATGAGCTGGAGAGGGTGGTCTTCATCAACAACACGTTGGCCAGCCTGAGCTCGCTCAACCTGAGCCACAACAAGTTCTGGACAGTGCCCACCAACATGCCCTACAACTTGGAGATGGTGGACCTGTCGCACAACTATCTGATGCAGATCCTGCCCGGCTCACTGGACCGCCTGCCACGGCTGGCCCGCTTCTACCTACATGGGAACCGCTTCTCGGCCGTAGGCGAGGAGGCCTTTGCCCAGTTGGCCGACCTACAACTCATCACGCTCTACGACAACCCCTGGGCCTGCGAGGATGAGGAGAACATGACCGACCTCCAGGCCTGGATGGAGCACACCTCCGCCCGGGTGCTGGGCTGCCCCTGCTCCACCCGGCACATCTGCGGCGAGGCCCACCTGGCCAGCACGGGCCACGGCTGGCACTACGCCTCGTACACGGAGCCCCCACAGAGCGCCGACGCCCGCGATGCCAGCCGACCGCCCATGCAGGCCATCACGTCGGGGCACCTGTCCAAATCGGCGCCGCTCGACTCGGCCCCAGATTGGAGTGGAATTCCTGCAGACCGAGAAGCTGCCGGCACCCCCGTGCCCCCGACGGGCACCCCCCGCCCCATCTCCACGCAGATAAGCACAACGGTCCGTACCCGCAGCACCAAGAAGACCAGGCCCAACGGCGCGCGCAGCACAGGTCGGGTCCTCAGCGCGCTGGACCTGCATACCGTCACCGCCAGCATCCTCCTCACAGCCACCATCCTCAGCGCCTTCTGA